In Candidatus Auribacterota bacterium, the genomic window GATGACCCGTTGGATTCCAGGATGTCTGAAACAATCCTCACGGTATAGGTGTAATCCTTCGGCACGACCGCGAGGAGCGCGCGCTCGGCGAGGTTGCCGTGGCCGATTTCCCTCCTCGCGGGGCCGCGCACCGGCCTGACCTCTCCCACGCTGAACGGCGGGAAATTATAGTGCAGCATGAAGCTCTTGCTGCTCTCCCCCTCGTAGGCTTCCAGGCGCTGGGCGTCAGCGGTCGTCCCGAGTGTCGTGATCGCCAAAGCCTGTGTCTCGCCTCGGGTGAAGAGCGCGCTGCCGTGCGTGCGCGGCAGTATCCCTACCTCGCAGCTGATGGCGCGTATCTCATCGACGCCCCTGCCGTCCGCGCGCAACCCCTTCCGGAGGATGAGCTCCCGCACCTTCTTCCTTTCCGCCTCTCCGAAAAGCGATGCGAGCGCGGCCTCGTCGGCCTCGGGGAACTGTTCCCTGATCTTCACGCACATCTCCTGGAAGAGCTTTCCCAGTCCCCGTTCCCTCTCCTTCTTGCCCCTGACCACCACGGCGCGCTCGAGCGCATGCTCAAGAAACGCGTCAACCGCGCCCCTCAACGCCTCGTCAACCGGCGGCTCCTCGCACGCCTCCTTCTGTGCGCCGGCCTTCGCGAGGAGCTCCTTCTGGATCGCCGTGATTGACCTGATACGCTCATGGGCCAACGAGAGGGCCTCGATCATGTCCGCCTCCGGCATTTCACGCGCGCTCCCCTCAACCATGATGATGGCCTCGTCAGTTCCCGCGACCACAAGATCCAGGTCGCTCTGGTCCAGCTCCGCGTAGGTCGGATTGATGATCCATGCACCGCCGATCCTGCCGATCCTCACGCACCCCACCGGCGTCGTAATCGGCAGCGCCGACAGCAGACAGGCGGTCGCCCCACCCAGCACTGAGAGGATATCCGGATCATTTTCGTCATCAGCGGAGAGGACCGCGTTCATGATCTGCACCTCCCGCCTGAATCCATCGGGGAAGAGCGGCCTGAGGGGCCTGTCGGTGAGGCGCATGGTGAGGATTTCTTTCTCCGTGGGCCTCCCCTCCCTCTTGATGTAGCCGCCGGGGAACATGCCGGCCGCGGACATCTTTTCTCTATAATCAACGGTGAGCGGGAAGAAATCGATCCCCTCCCGATCCTTGGGGGCAACCGTCACCGCGCACAGCACCACGGTATCCCCGTACCGAACGGTGCACGCCCCGTGCGCCTGCTTCGCGAGTTTGCCGGTTTCAATGATCAGCTCCTTCCCGTTAATCTCCGTGCTCACTCTATGTATCATGACAATACCACGCTCCTCTCTGCGGTCGAGGGAAGAGAATTCAACGCTACGCACCATCCATCTCCGGATGGCGCACCCCGCGCTCAATCCTCGACCCTCAACCATCGGTTATGCTCGTTACTTCCTGAGATCCAATTTTTTGATTACCCCCCGATAACGCTCCTCGTTGCTCCGCTGAAGGTAATCGAGGAGTTTCCGCCGCGTGGCCACGAGGCGCAGAAGTCCCCGGCGCGAGTGGTGGTCCTTCTTGTGCGCCTTGAGATGCTCGGCGAGATCATTGATCCTCGCGGTGAGCAGCGCGACCTGGACATCGGCTGAGCCGGTATCCTTATCGTGCAACCGGAACTCCTTCATCAGCACTCCCTTTTTATCTCTGTCGAGCGCCATTGGCATACCTCCATTTTTCTCCCCTCTCCACGCGAGCCGTCGGCGACTCGGCAAGCCTAGAAGGGGGTTTAACTACCGTGAGAAGGGGGAAGGGTTACGCAGTGCCCTTCCACCTCTCCTCTATTCCCTTACCCCTTGTCACTTATCCCTGATTATTATGCAGCATTCCCCTCGCAATTTCAATGTCGCATCTCACCTGCGCTGCCAGCGCCTCCGTGCCGGGAAAGTCTCTCTCTTCGCGGATCAATTCCCCCACGACGATCTCGAGAATCTCTCCGTAGATAGATCCACGCAGGGCGAAGAGATGCACCTCGACACCCCCGCGGCGATCAATGTTGAGGACGCCGTCATAGCGGCTCTCTCCGAGAAACGCGCGGGCCGCATAGACGCCCGGAGGGGGAACCAGCACCCCCTCCACGGACACATTTGCGGTGGGGACCCCCCATTCCCTCCCCAGCGCTTTTCCCCTCACCACCGTGCCACAGATGGAGTACGGCCGTCCCAGGAAACGCGAAGCTGACGCGATATCGCCGCGCCCCACCATCTCGCGGATTGCCGTCGAGCTGACGGGCACGCCGCCTATCATCACCCCCTCCACCACCTCCACCGAAAAACCATGCGCCATCCCGAGCCTCCGGAGAAGTTCCGCATCCCCGCTCCTTCGGGCGCCGAATACAAACTGCGGCCCGACGCAGATCATGCGGAGGTCCATTGTGGAGACGAGATGGTTGACAACGAATGCCGCCGCATCTTCCCCTGCCATCTGCCGACTGAACGGGAGGACGATGCAGATATCGAGCCCCGTCCCGCCCAGGAGCCTGATCCTGTGTTCGGGTGAGGTCAACAGGAGGAGCGGCTCCTCACCGCCGAGCACCTGGCGCGGATGCGGGTGGAATGTAAGCAGCGCCGCCGTGCCTCGCACGCGCCTCGATTGGGACACGAGCGTCTCGATCACTCTCCTGTGCCCCAGGTGGACGCCATCGA contains:
- a CDS encoding polyribonucleotide nucleotidyltransferase: MIHRVSTEINGKELIIETGKLAKQAHGACTVRYGDTVVLCAVTVAPKDREGIDFFPLTVDYREKMSAAGMFPGGYIKREGRPTEKEILTMRLTDRPLRPLFPDGFRREVQIMNAVLSADDENDPDILSVLGGATACLLSALPITTPVGCVRIGRIGGAWIINPTYAELDQSDLDLVVAGTDEAIIMVEGSAREMPEADMIEALSLAHERIRSITAIQKELLAKAGAQKEACEEPPVDEALRGAVDAFLEHALERAVVVRGKKERERGLGKLFQEMCVKIREQFPEADEAALASLFGEAERKKVRELILRKGLRADGRGVDEIRAISCEVGILPRTHGSALFTRGETQALAITTLGTTADAQRLEAYEGESSKSFMLHYNFPPFSVGEVRPVRGPARREIGHGNLAERALLAVVPKDYTYTVRIVSDILESNGSSSMASVCGGSLALMDAGVPIPMAVAGIAMGLVHEGDRAVILSDILGSEDACGDMDFKVAGTRKGITAFQLDSKIEGIPAAVLREALEKARIGRLAILDTMDAVIDTPRPEVSKYAPRIVKLKIAPDKIGLLIGPKGKTIKKICQDTGVEIDVDDDGTVSISSNSEENLKKAVDEVTMRTADVEVGKVYRGIVKNVLDFGAFVEIMPGKEGLVHISKLANYRVAKVTDVLNIGDEVMVKVTDVDEQGRINLSRKALLEGGDVEEEQPPRPPRRFNRERRRE
- the rpsO gene encoding 30S ribosomal protein S15 — translated: MALDRDKKGVLMKEFRLHDKDTGSADVQVALLTARINDLAEHLKAHKKDHHSRRGLLRLVATRRKLLDYLQRSNEERYRGVIKKLDLRK
- the ribF gene encoding riboflavin biosynthesis protein RibF, producing MKVVSGLDSGEVRNAPAVVLTMGVFDGVHLGHRRVIETLVSQSRRVRGTAALLTFHPHPRQVLGGEEPLLLLTSPEHRIRLLGGTGLDICIVLPFSRQMAGEDAAAFVVNHLVSTMDLRMICVGPQFVFGARRSGDAELLRRLGMAHGFSVEVVEGVMIGGVPVSSTAIREMVGRGDIASASRFLGRPYSICGTVVRGKALGREWGVPTANVSVEGVLVPPPGVYAARAFLGESRYDGVLNIDRRGGVEVHLFALRGSIYGEILEIVVGELIREERDFPGTEALAAQVRCDIEIARGMLHNNQG